The nucleotide sequence TTTACTTCTTCTTTCTCGTGCTTCCAATTCATTAATTAAGCCGGAATTTAGGTCAGCATCAATACTCATCTGTTTACCAGGCATGGCATCTAAAGTAAAGCGGGCCGCAACTTCGGCCACTCGTTCAGCCCCTTTAGTAATTACAATAAACTGAATAACTACTAAAATAAGAAAGATAATAAAACCAACAAAGGCATTACCACCAACCACAAAATCACCAAATTGATTAATTACTTCCCCGGCATAGGCATGTAATAAAATCAAACGAGTAGAGGAAATATTCAAGGCTAAACGATAAAGTGTCATTACCAGGAGCAATGATGGAAAAACCGAGAAATCCAATGGTTCTTGATTATACATAGTAACTAACAAAATTATCAATGAACAAGTAATATTAAATACAAATAAAACATCAAGTAAAGATGGATGCAAGGGAACAATCATCATAGCTACAATACCAACTACACCTAAAGCTACAATAATATCTGTATGACGGGCTAATTTATGTTGTAATGAAGATGAAGGCATTTTTATCTCCCCTAGAATTTACCTTTTAATCGATATACATAAGCCAATACTTCTGCCACAGCTTTATATAGTTCAACCGGTATCGGCATACCAATTTCAGCCTGATAAAAAAGCAGACGGGCCAAATTACGATCTTCTACAATAACTAAATCATGTTCACGAGCCACCTCTTTAATTTTCTCGGCTAGAAAATCACGCCCTTTAGCCACGACAACTGGAACTTCCATTTTCTCACTATATTTTAAAGCAATAGCTAAATGGGTAGGGTTAGTAATGACAACCGTAGCTGTCGGCACCTCCTGCAGCATCCGCTGTGAAGCCATTTGGCGCTGTCTAGCCTTTCTTTCGGCCCTTAAATGAGGGTCTCCCTCTTCGGTTTTTAATTCTTCCTTGATTTCTTCTTTACTCATTTTCAAGGATTTTTCATATTCATAAACTTGATAACCATAATCAGCTGCTGCAATAAAAGCCAAAACAATTAAAATACGCCAACCGGCCGTAAACGTAATTTCACCAATTGTTTGTAATGAAAACTCAACCGGAAAATACATTAAGGTTGATAAACGCGGTAATTGTTGAAATAAAAAATAAAAGGCAATAAATCCTACTAAACATGTTTTAAATACGGTTTTAACTAATTCAGCTAAAGCACGTTTGGAAAAAATTCTTTGCAAACCTTTAACCGGATTTAAACGTGTAAAATCCATTTTTAATGGCTCAGCGGTAACTAAAAAACCAATTTGAACAACATTTGCAGTATAACCCATTACCAATGCTATGAGTAAAATGGGAGCTAACATTTTAACTAAAATTAAAAGTGACTCAATTAGTAACATGACCACATCGATAAGAGTTAACTCACGTCCAGCA is from Clostridia bacterium and encodes:
- the flhB gene encoding flagellar biosynthesis protein FlhB; translated protein: MIKIYIEINLQLFAGEKTEKATPRRKREARRKGQVIRSNEIVTVLLLTFILLVLKFWLPYLLQEFRNLFVYVLTYAGRELTLIDVVMLLIESLLILVKMLAPILLIALVMGYTANVVQIGFLVTAEPLKMDFTRLNPVKGLQRIFSKRALAELVKTVFKTCLVGFIAFYFLFQQLPRLSTLMYFPVEFSLQTIGEITFTAGWRILIVLAFIAAADYGYQVYEYEKSLKMSKEEIKEELKTEEGDPHLRAERKARQRQMASQRMLQEVPTATVVITNPTHLAIALKYSEKMEVPVVVAKGRDFLAEKIKEVAREHDLVIVEDRNLARLLFYQAEIGMPIPVELYKAVAEVLAYVYRLKGKF